One Ostrea edulis chromosome 2, xbOstEdul1.1, whole genome shotgun sequence genomic region harbors:
- the LOC125682573 gene encoding periodic tryptophan protein 2 homolog isoform X1, with protein MKFSYKFSNLLGAVYRKGNILFGPDGNTIISPVGNRVSVFDLKNNQSETLPIESNTNVTCVALSPDGVTLILVNEEGDALLCSLLSRTVIHTYKFHRPVHCIQFSPDGKKFAATRDNMVQVFHAPGKTKEFNPFVLYRTFYGAYDETTCIDWTSDSKALCVGSKDMNTRIYGTERYNNLIAYTIGGHADTIVGAFFEKDSLDLYIISRTGHMSVWKCDTELDGLEPYTKPEMETGATLVSDDEEEEQQKKEEDVTKQSANNENQIKYGRRAKHSYKESLGEGAKISKLTSVAYHKDIHILVSGFMDGSFYLHELPDFNLIHSLSISDQIISSVAFNKTGDWIGLACTGLGQLLVWEWQSETYVLKQQGHFNQISCLSYSPDGQNLATGGDDGKVKLWNTSSGFCFVTFNEHLGGVTGVVFSQNGQVVLSSSLDGTVRAFDLNRYRNFRTFTSPRPAQFSCITVDSSGDIVCAGGMDTFEVFVWSMQTGRLLEVLAGHEGPVSSVTFSSHKALLASGSWDKTVKLWDVFENKGAKETIVLSSDVLSVRFRPDGNELAISTLDAQITFWDPSNVVQTHSIEGRHDLGYSRKEGDKITAKKAAGGKAFMTICYSADGKCLLAAGQSKNVCIYSVPDQLLIKKFGISCNMSFDGMEEYLDKKKMTDWGSLALVDQGEMDKNGQNISLPGVKKGDLSSRHWKPEVRVVSIQFSPTGRAWAAATTEGLMIYSLDSGLVFDPFDLDIEVTPNSTKKALSRGEYSTAIILSFKLNEMKLKQEILEHIPVSSIEVIVENLPDIYVDKLLVFLATQLETTAHIEFYLLWVNKILMTHGLKLKQRSQKIISCLRTLQKNITRKYEDIGKICDHNKYSIDYILALSECKRKRSPHTDEEKEISDSEMDEVNELDSSDDDFMTSLMDKVT; from the exons TTTTCCAACTTACTGGGGGCTGTGTACAGGAAGGGAAACATTCTGTTCGGTCCTGATGGCAACACTATCATAAGTCCTGTGGGAAACAGAGTCTCCGTTTTTGATTTGAAAAA CAACCAGTCAGAAACTCTCCCCATTGAGAGCAACACTAATGTTACCTGTGTGGCTTTGTCACCAGACGGTGTCACCCTCATACTGGTTAATGAAG aaggGGATGCTTTACTATGTAGCCTGCTTAGTAGAACAGTAATCCATACTTACAAGTTTCACCGGCCTGTTCACTGTATACAGTTCAGTCCAGATGGCAA aaagtTTGCTGCCACTCGTGACAACATGGTTCAAGTGTTTCATGCCCCAGGGAAAACCAAAGAGTTCAACCCGTTTGTTTTATACAGAACTTTTTATGGAGCCTATGATGAGACTACATGTATTGATTGGACCTCAGACTCGAA AGCATTATGTGTAGGGTCGAAGGACATGAACACAAGGATCTATGGTACTGAACGCTATAACAATCTGATCGCCTACACCATTGGGGGTCATGCTGACACTATTGTTGGGGCATTCTTTGAAAAAGACTCTTTAGAT CTTTACATAATAAGTAGAACAGGTCACATGAGTGTTTGGAAATGTGATACAGAATTAGATGGGCTGGAACCCTACACTAAACCAGAGATGGAGACTGGTGCCACACTGGTGTCTGATGATGAAGAAGAAGAGCAACAGAAGAAAG AGGAAGATGTGACTAAACAATCTGCTAACAATGAAAACCAAATCAAATATGGAAGGAGAGCTAA ACACTCATATAAAGAGTCCCTAGGGGAGGGAGCTAAAATTTCTAAGCTTACCAGTGTGGCCTACCATAAAGATATTCATATCTTGGTGTCAGGATTCATGGATGGCTCCTTCTACCTTCACGAACTTCCAGATTTCAACCTCATCCATTCTCTCAG TATATCTGACCAGATAATATCCTCAGTAGCCTTCAACAAGACTGGAGACTGGATTGGACTGGCTTGTACTGGATTGGGCCAGCTACTGGTTTGGGAATGGCAAAGTGAGACGTATGTACTGAAGCAGCAGGGACATTTCAATCAGATCAGCTGTTTGTCGTACTCTCCAGATGGACAGAATCTCGCAACAGGAGGGGATGATGGGAAG GTGAAGCTGTGGAACACCAGCAGTGGTTTCTGTTTTGTGACCTTTAATGAACACCTAGGGGGAGTAACTGGAGTTGTGTTCAGTCAGAATGGACAAGTTGTCCTCTCCTCCTCTCTAGATGGCACTGTTAGGGCTTTTGACCTAAACAG GTATCGTAACTTTCGTACATTCACATCTCCACGGCCTGCTCAGTTTTCCTGTATCACGGTCGACAGCAGTGGGGACATTGTGTGTGCGGGAGGTATGGACACTTTTGAGGTATTTGTCTGGTCCATGCAGACTGGAAGGCTTTTAGAG GTGCTAGCTGGACATGAGGGCCCAGTAAGTTCCGTAACCTTCAGCTCCCACAAAGCTCTCCTAGCCAGCGGCTCTTGGGACAAAACAGTCAAACTCTGGGATGTGTTTGAGAATAAAGGGGCTAAAGAAACCATTGTCCTCTCATCAGATG TCCTATCTGTAAGATTCCGTCCAGATGGAAATGAGCTGGCTATCTCAACATTAGATGCTCAGATAACATTCTGGGACCCCTCTAATGTAGTACAGACGCACTCCATTGAAGGTCGCCATGACCTCGGGTACTCCAGGAAAGAAGGGGACAAAATCACAGCCAAGAAGGCAGCAGGGGGAAA GGCATTTATGACAATCTGCTACAGTGCAGACGGAAAATGTCTCCTGGCAGCTGGCCAGTCGAAGAATGTCTGCATCTACTCAGTTCCTGATCAACTCCTGATAAAGAAATTTGGCATCTCTTGTAATATGTCCTTTGATGGCATGGAG GAATATTTGGATAAGAAGAAGATGACAGACTGGGGTAGTCTGGCTTTAGTTGACCAGGGAGAGATGGATAAGAATGGGCAAAATATCAGTCTCCCTGGGGTCAAAAAAGGGGACTTAAGCAGTCGTCACTGGAAACCGGAGGTCCGAGTGGTTAGCATACAGTTCTCTCCCACAG GAAGAGCTTGGGCAGCGGCTACCACAGAGGGTCTTATGATTTATTCTCTGGACAGTGGTCTGGTATTTGacccttttgaccttgacattgaagTGACACCTAACAGCACAAAGAAAGCATTGTCAAGGGGAGAGTACTCTACTGCAATCATCCTCAGTTTCAAactaaatgaaatgaaacttaaacAGGAAATCCTGGAGCATATTCCCGTGTCCAGCA TTGAAGTGATTGTGGAAAACTTGCCAGACATTTATGTGGACAAATTATTAGTGTTTCTGGCCACTCAACTGGAGACTACAGCTCATATTGAGTTTTATCTACTGTGGGTGAACAAAATTCTAATGACACATGGACTGAAATTAAAACAGAGATCACAGAAGATAATCAGTTGTTTAAGGACGCTTCAGAAGAACATCACCAGAAAGTACGAGGATATCGGCAAAAT TTGTGACCATAACAAGTACAGTATAGACTACATATTGGCGTTGTCGGAATGCAAGCGTAAACGATCACCACACACAGACGAAGAAAAGGAAATCAGTGATAGTGAAATGGACGAAGTCAATGAGCTTGATTCATCTGACGACGACTTTATGACAAGTCTGATGGACAAAGTTACTTAA
- the LOC125682573 gene encoding periodic tryptophan protein 2 homolog isoform X2 — protein sequence MVQVFHAPGKTKEFNPFVLYRTFYGAYDETTCIDWTSDSKALCVGSKDMNTRIYGTERYNNLIAYTIGGHADTIVGAFFEKDSLDLYIISRTGHMSVWKCDTELDGLEPYTKPEMETGATLVSDDEEEEQQKKEEDVTKQSANNENQIKYGRRAKHSYKESLGEGAKISKLTSVAYHKDIHILVSGFMDGSFYLHELPDFNLIHSLSISDQIISSVAFNKTGDWIGLACTGLGQLLVWEWQSETYVLKQQGHFNQISCLSYSPDGQNLATGGDDGKVKLWNTSSGFCFVTFNEHLGGVTGVVFSQNGQVVLSSSLDGTVRAFDLNRYRNFRTFTSPRPAQFSCITVDSSGDIVCAGGMDTFEVFVWSMQTGRLLEVLAGHEGPVSSVTFSSHKALLASGSWDKTVKLWDVFENKGAKETIVLSSDVLSVRFRPDGNELAISTLDAQITFWDPSNVVQTHSIEGRHDLGYSRKEGDKITAKKAAGGKAFMTICYSADGKCLLAAGQSKNVCIYSVPDQLLIKKFGISCNMSFDGMEEYLDKKKMTDWGSLALVDQGEMDKNGQNISLPGVKKGDLSSRHWKPEVRVVSIQFSPTGRAWAAATTEGLMIYSLDSGLVFDPFDLDIEVTPNSTKKALSRGEYSTAIILSFKLNEMKLKQEILEHIPVSSIEVIVENLPDIYVDKLLVFLATQLETTAHIEFYLLWVNKILMTHGLKLKQRSQKIISCLRTLQKNITRKYEDIGKICDHNKYSIDYILALSECKRKRSPHTDEEKEISDSEMDEVNELDSSDDDFMTSLMDKVT from the exons ATGGTTCAAGTGTTTCATGCCCCAGGGAAAACCAAAGAGTTCAACCCGTTTGTTTTATACAGAACTTTTTATGGAGCCTATGATGAGACTACATGTATTGATTGGACCTCAGACTCGAA AGCATTATGTGTAGGGTCGAAGGACATGAACACAAGGATCTATGGTACTGAACGCTATAACAATCTGATCGCCTACACCATTGGGGGTCATGCTGACACTATTGTTGGGGCATTCTTTGAAAAAGACTCTTTAGAT CTTTACATAATAAGTAGAACAGGTCACATGAGTGTTTGGAAATGTGATACAGAATTAGATGGGCTGGAACCCTACACTAAACCAGAGATGGAGACTGGTGCCACACTGGTGTCTGATGATGAAGAAGAAGAGCAACAGAAGAAAG AGGAAGATGTGACTAAACAATCTGCTAACAATGAAAACCAAATCAAATATGGAAGGAGAGCTAA ACACTCATATAAAGAGTCCCTAGGGGAGGGAGCTAAAATTTCTAAGCTTACCAGTGTGGCCTACCATAAAGATATTCATATCTTGGTGTCAGGATTCATGGATGGCTCCTTCTACCTTCACGAACTTCCAGATTTCAACCTCATCCATTCTCTCAG TATATCTGACCAGATAATATCCTCAGTAGCCTTCAACAAGACTGGAGACTGGATTGGACTGGCTTGTACTGGATTGGGCCAGCTACTGGTTTGGGAATGGCAAAGTGAGACGTATGTACTGAAGCAGCAGGGACATTTCAATCAGATCAGCTGTTTGTCGTACTCTCCAGATGGACAGAATCTCGCAACAGGAGGGGATGATGGGAAG GTGAAGCTGTGGAACACCAGCAGTGGTTTCTGTTTTGTGACCTTTAATGAACACCTAGGGGGAGTAACTGGAGTTGTGTTCAGTCAGAATGGACAAGTTGTCCTCTCCTCCTCTCTAGATGGCACTGTTAGGGCTTTTGACCTAAACAG GTATCGTAACTTTCGTACATTCACATCTCCACGGCCTGCTCAGTTTTCCTGTATCACGGTCGACAGCAGTGGGGACATTGTGTGTGCGGGAGGTATGGACACTTTTGAGGTATTTGTCTGGTCCATGCAGACTGGAAGGCTTTTAGAG GTGCTAGCTGGACATGAGGGCCCAGTAAGTTCCGTAACCTTCAGCTCCCACAAAGCTCTCCTAGCCAGCGGCTCTTGGGACAAAACAGTCAAACTCTGGGATGTGTTTGAGAATAAAGGGGCTAAAGAAACCATTGTCCTCTCATCAGATG TCCTATCTGTAAGATTCCGTCCAGATGGAAATGAGCTGGCTATCTCAACATTAGATGCTCAGATAACATTCTGGGACCCCTCTAATGTAGTACAGACGCACTCCATTGAAGGTCGCCATGACCTCGGGTACTCCAGGAAAGAAGGGGACAAAATCACAGCCAAGAAGGCAGCAGGGGGAAA GGCATTTATGACAATCTGCTACAGTGCAGACGGAAAATGTCTCCTGGCAGCTGGCCAGTCGAAGAATGTCTGCATCTACTCAGTTCCTGATCAACTCCTGATAAAGAAATTTGGCATCTCTTGTAATATGTCCTTTGATGGCATGGAG GAATATTTGGATAAGAAGAAGATGACAGACTGGGGTAGTCTGGCTTTAGTTGACCAGGGAGAGATGGATAAGAATGGGCAAAATATCAGTCTCCCTGGGGTCAAAAAAGGGGACTTAAGCAGTCGTCACTGGAAACCGGAGGTCCGAGTGGTTAGCATACAGTTCTCTCCCACAG GAAGAGCTTGGGCAGCGGCTACCACAGAGGGTCTTATGATTTATTCTCTGGACAGTGGTCTGGTATTTGacccttttgaccttgacattgaagTGACACCTAACAGCACAAAGAAAGCATTGTCAAGGGGAGAGTACTCTACTGCAATCATCCTCAGTTTCAAactaaatgaaatgaaacttaaacAGGAAATCCTGGAGCATATTCCCGTGTCCAGCA TTGAAGTGATTGTGGAAAACTTGCCAGACATTTATGTGGACAAATTATTAGTGTTTCTGGCCACTCAACTGGAGACTACAGCTCATATTGAGTTTTATCTACTGTGGGTGAACAAAATTCTAATGACACATGGACTGAAATTAAAACAGAGATCACAGAAGATAATCAGTTGTTTAAGGACGCTTCAGAAGAACATCACCAGAAAGTACGAGGATATCGGCAAAAT TTGTGACCATAACAAGTACAGTATAGACTACATATTGGCGTTGTCGGAATGCAAGCGTAAACGATCACCACACACAGACGAAGAAAAGGAAATCAGTGATAGTGAAATGGACGAAGTCAATGAGCTTGATTCATCTGACGACGACTTTATGACAAGTCTGATGGACAAAGTTACTTAA